A segment of the Zonotrichia leucophrys gambelii isolate GWCS_2022_RI chromosome 25, RI_Zleu_2.0, whole genome shotgun sequence genome:
caacttccgattttttccccaattttcccattttttcccatttttcccatttttccccaatttttcccattttttccccatttttggctCTCCTGGGGCCGCTCCCCACTCACCCCTTTCTGCAGCCTCTTCATGAGGAAATCGGAGCCGCCGGGTTTCTGGCCCAGGTTGGGATATTTGGCTTTGAGCTTGGCCTCCTCTGCCCGCTCGGGGGAGATGCCCTTGTCCTTCTCCTGACCGtcctgaaatacagaaaaaatcaaaaattattcattaaatAACAGTTACGTTATTTATCACATCATTCGTTTATAGTTatgaattaaatttaaatttatttcatgaaattttcattgttttcttatTAATTTATCTGTAGTAATTaagttaaaatttatttaataaaataaatttctgtttaattaattatctatattaatttatatttaatataatatataaatttatatatttattaatactATATATCAATACATAACATATTAATAAAtgttaatattaatataatattaatattaataccATGCAATATTAATAGCATTAAATATAATACtgtattaattatatattacattatattacattacattacatattattatattatattacattacattatatattattatatattatattatattatattatattatattatattatattatattatattatattatattatattatattatattatacattacattatatcAATATAATAGCTAAATTTACTTATATTTATTaatcaaatttaaatttattaaataaaatgcacATTATTGCTgacattattaatttatttatttaaaatttatttatttaacgAAATGCACATTattaatttacatttacatttatttcttaaCTCAAAACTTATTCATTAAAGGAAATTGACATTATTGATTACACtattaatttacatttattaattgcattaacatttatttaataaaattggCGTTAGTTATTACATTACTAATGTACAATTAGTTACCCCAATCCATCCCAGTTACCCCATCCCAGTtaccccagtccatcccagttaccccaatccatcccagttaccccagtccatcccagttaccccatccatcccagttACCCCATCCCAGTTACCCCAATCCATCCCAGTTACCCCAATCCATCCCAGTtaccccagtccatcccagttacCCCAATCCATCCCAGTTACCCCAATCCATCCCAGTTACCCCATCCCAGTTaccccatcccagttcccctATCCCAGTTCCACTctcccatcccagttcccccaacCTCAGTTAccccctcccagttcccccaatCCCAGTTACCCCCTCCCATCCCAGTtacccaaatcccatcccagttacccaaatcccatcccaattaCCCCATCCATCCCAATTACCCCATCCATCCCAATTACCCCAATACCAGTTACCCCATGCAATCCCAGTTACCCCATCCCAGTTacccccatccatcccagtcaccccctcccagttcccccatcccagttccaccatcccatcccagttcccccatcccagttcccccattccctcccagttcccccgTCCCACCCCCATTCCCCCCACCCCAGGTTAATCCCagcccccccccacccccgtTCCTCCATCCCGGGTCCCCCCCGACCTCACCCCACCGACCCCACGCACCCCCCACACCGCCATCGAGCCTAATCCGGAAGTCCcgcccccccccagccccgtaGCCAATCACAGTCCCGCTTTCGACAGACTGACTACAGAAATAACCAATCTCCGTTTAGGACTGGAAAGAGGGACGTGCAGCCGAGCCAGTGGGAGTTCGCCCGATACTCCCTCAGTCCCCCGGGGGTTCCCCCACCTGTTTTTCCTGCCCGGTCTCCTCCGTGAAGGCGCCGGTACCGAGCGGGGCTGCCATGGCGGCGAGGGGGGGGCTCTGCGCTCCCTCCGCTGCGTCCGGCCCCGCGCCCTGCTCCAAAATGGCCGCCACCGCCTCCACCGCCTCAGCTGCGTGACGGACAGCAGCTCTACCCAATGAACGCAGAGAAGCGGCCGCAGTGACATCACACCTGACCAATCAGTGCGAGCGGGGGGGCGGAGCACTGAGGGAAGGTGGTGCCATCAAAGGGCGGGGCAACAATGACTGGCATTAACAGCGGCCAATGGAAAGCGAGAAACATCGAGTGGGAGGGAAAACAGGCGGGGCTTCCGCTGTCCCACAGAGCCGCAGGTTCGAGACCGGGGCCGGGAGGGtgcggggacaccgggacaccgAAAAGCCCCAAAAGCGCCCCCGGAATGGAAAAGGGGCCTGAGAGAGGAGGGAGCTCACCCGCACCCATCAGCTGAGACCACCCGCAGCTCATGTCACCCGTGTCACCCTGGGCACATCCCGCCCCTCCCGGACAATGCCAACGGCGGCAGC
Coding sequences within it:
- the ENSA gene encoding alpha-endosulfine, which encodes MAAPLGTGAFTEETGQEKQDGQEKDKGISPERAEEAKLKAKYPNLGQKPGGSDFLMKRLQKGQKYFDSGDYNMAKAKMKNKQLPSAGPDKNLVTGDHIPTPQDLPQRKSSLVTSKLAG